Proteins encoded by one window of Sphingosinicella sp. BN140058:
- the tatB gene encoding Sec-independent protein translocase protein TatB: MFDIGYSELLVVAIVALIVIGPKDLPRVMRTVGQWVGRARGMARHFRSGIDTMIREAELEEMEKKWREENERIMREHPLGTSWDDPVALAAPVTDPAPAPPAAAEPWSEPQGAEDEDVGERGTRASDHTAAAANAVPPRTAPPPAAEPGTDAPAAPPASDTQLSFLSDPSPRGDESEGAAPRRELP; the protein is encoded by the coding sequence ATGTTCGACATCGGCTATTCGGAGCTGCTGGTCGTCGCGATCGTAGCCTTGATCGTGATCGGCCCGAAGGATCTGCCGCGGGTGATGCGCACCGTGGGGCAATGGGTCGGCCGCGCCCGCGGCATGGCGCGCCATTTCCGATCGGGGATCGACACCATGATCCGCGAGGCCGAGCTCGAGGAAATGGAAAAGAAGTGGCGCGAGGAAAATGAGCGGATCATGCGCGAGCATCCGCTCGGCACCAGCTGGGACGATCCGGTCGCGCTCGCCGCGCCGGTGACCGACCCCGCGCCGGCGCCGCCGGCCGCGGCCGAGCCGTGGAGCGAGCCGCAGGGCGCCGAGGACGAAGACGTCGGCGAGCGCGGCACCCGTGCCTCCGATCACACCGCCGCCGCCGCCAATGCAGTGCCGCCGCGCACCGCGCCGCCGCCCGCTGCCGAGCCGGGAACTGACGCACCTGCGGCGCCGCCTGCGTCCGACACCCAGTTGAGCTTCCTGTCCGATCCGTCGCCGCGCGGCGACGAATCCGAGGGCGCCGCCCCGCGCCGGGAACTGCCGTGA
- the scpB gene encoding SMC-Scp complex subunit ScpB has translation MSGELPDDLRAIEAVLFAASEPMSVDDIKEHVGAGIDVKGALATLEAHYAGRGINLVERARRWHFQTAADMAHLLRRERDESRKLSRAAVETLAIIAYHEPVSRAEIEAIRGVQISKGTLDVLMEAGWVRPAGRREVPGRPLTYATTADFLAHFGLQSRRDLPGIDDLKAAGLLDPIDAAMEQLVLETGPEGD, from the coding sequence ATGAGCGGCGAGCTTCCGGACGATCTGCGCGCGATCGAGGCGGTGCTGTTCGCGGCGTCGGAGCCGATGAGCGTCGACGACATAAAGGAGCATGTCGGCGCCGGGATCGACGTCAAAGGTGCGCTGGCGACGCTCGAAGCCCATTATGCCGGGCGCGGCATCAACCTCGTCGAGCGGGCCAGGCGCTGGCATTTTCAAACCGCGGCCGACATGGCGCATCTGCTCCGCCGCGAGCGCGACGAAAGCCGCAAATTGTCGCGCGCCGCGGTCGAGACCCTGGCGATCATCGCCTATCACGAACCGGTCAGCCGCGCCGAGATCGAGGCGATCCGCGGCGTCCAGATCTCCAAGGGGACGTTGGACGTGCTGATGGAGGCGGGCTGGGTCCGCCCGGCCGGCCGCCGGGAAGTGCCGGGGCGGCCGCTCACTTACGCGACGACGGCCGATTTCCTTGCCCATTTCGGCCTGCAGAGCCGCCGCGATCTGCCGGGCATCGACGATTTGAAGGCGGCAGGTCTGCTCGATCCGATCGACGCGGCGATGGAGCAATTGGTGCTGGAGACCGGCCCCGAGGGCGACTGA
- a CDS encoding twin-arginine translocase TatA/TatE family subunit: MGGLSIWHWLIVGIIILLLFGKGRFSDMMGDVAKGLKSFKKGMSEDDEAPRTPTAAAPPPRLRDETTLEVPADRSRDLDGAPPRREP; this comes from the coding sequence ATGGGTGGTTTGAGCATCTGGCATTGGCTGATCGTCGGGATCATCATCCTGCTTCTGTTCGGCAAAGGCCGCTTTTCCGACATGATGGGCGACGTTGCCAAGGGGCTGAAGAGCTTCAAGAAGGGCATGTCGGAGGATGACGAGGCCCCCCGTACGCCGACCGCAGCCGCGCCGCCGCCGCGGCTGCGCGACGAGACCACGCTCGAAGTGCCGGCCGATCGCAGCCGCGATCTCGACGGCGCTCCGCCGCGCCGCGAGCCCTGA